Part of the Salinimonas iocasae genome, CAATATCAGTGACCGCCTGGCCGGATGCACTGATACCATCAAACAGTACCTCCTGATTCGCCCGCGCAATAACACCCTGTAGTAATAGCAAAACAACCAGCGCGGCCAGTACCAGAATGATCTGAGCGCGAATGGATGAAAGTGAGAAAAACGAAGGTTGTTTATTCATGAAGTCAGGAACTCATACCATTTTTGCAGGCTATACTCGTAAGTCGGCATAACCGTATTCCAAACGGCAACATTACTGAATCTGTCTGTGTAGCTGCCTCCGGTGCGCTGCTGCCCCTGTTTCACACTAATGCGTCCGTCGGTACCTTTAAGATCGGTAGCCGCAGGCTTACCGCGGTACCAGTAATCCCATTCAGCATCGCTCAGATATGAGGCGGAACGCTCGGGGTTGCTGATGTAGTAGCCCTGGCGGGCGATAAATGCCCCCGGCCAGCCCGACAGCCACCAGTTCATATATTCATAAGCGGCATCTTTCTGGCGACCCGCAGTGGCAGATGATAAGCACATAACCCCGTGCCAACCACGGTAGCCCTCTTTAGGCGCAGCGAAGGTAACTGGTATATTATTTCCGTTCAGTGCGGAAACAGCCGGTGAAAACATGCTCTCTACAACACTGCGTCCGTTTTGCATAAACTGAACGGATTCAGGTACTGATGTCCAGAATCCGGCAAAATGTCCCAGTTGCTTTAATTCTATAAGAATGCCAAACAGCTCATCCATTTCCGGCTTTGTAATTGCTCCGATATCGCCGAACCGCATTAAGCCTTTTGCCTCTGCAGCCAGTGCAAGATCAAACAGACCAATCGTGGGGTCATTAACAATTGCCACTTTACCTGAGACGCGAGAATCGAGCAGCCACCCCCAGCTTTCCTGCTCGCTCATCAGCCCTTCATCAATCAGGCGACGGTTGTAGCCAAAGGAATCGACGTTGTGAACATAGGGTAAAAAGCTGATTTGCCCTGTAGGCTGGCTTCCAAGTGTGCCATTTTGCTGAACGTTGAGAATTTTATAGGGTGCGTCGCCGGCGCCAAGGCGAGCCTGAGGTTGCAGGCGACCGGTTTTGGTCAGCGCGTTGATTTCGTCCCAATATGTCAGCCGGTTTACCTCAATAGGTGCTATGGCTTTTGCCTGCCATAATACATTGATGCTGTTGGACCACTGCTCGTACAAATCAAAGCTTTGCGGGTTCATTGAGGCTTTTTGTAAGACTGCCGCAGAGCCACCGGGCTCAAATTCCAGCCGGATGCCCAAATCTTCCATAGCACGTTGGCGCAATGCTTCCTGTAAAGTAACGTGGGTGCCCATTACTCTGACAAGTGGCTTTTCACGGCCAATTGCAAAGGGTGCAACACCGGCGGTGAGGGTGGAGGCCAGCGCACCCTTCAGGAATTTTCGACGGCCAGATGATAATGCAGCGTTATCCATTTAGTTGTTACGCAAACTCTTGGCATCCATACATTTATTCTGCACTATATTTGTTAAATTAACCAAATATATCCGCGTACTTATACTAAAGCCTAAGTTTGGTACATCTTCTGGCTATTGCAAATATGAACATCAGAATACCGGCCAGGCCGATACTTCCGCCGTGACGAGATGAGGAGTGATGCGAGTCATGGTATGGCTGGTCATTGGAACGACTTTCCAGGCTCACCAGCGATAAGTCGGCGTCGTTAAAGGCATCGTAAACCGCAACGCGATAATCATTGTGTGCATCAAACAGCTCTATACGAATATCATAGTCATAAGGCGCGTAGCCACTCACAAGCTCAATATCCAATGTCACATAATCATCGCTGTCTTCACCATAAACAGTAAAAACCGAGGTTACATAAACTGACTTATACTCAACGGCGTCGCCGAGATAGATAACCGCATATAATTCGTGGGCCTGATAAAAGGTGTCCGCATCAAACGAGAGCGAAAACGATGCAAAATACCCATCGTAATCTTCATCTGTTAACAATGTCAGCCAGCAGTCGTAAATCCAGAAATCCTGATTTGATACAGTATTATGCTGGTCTACCTTTTGAGGTGCGAAAGCGGATGTTGAACGGGCCGGTCCCGGTTTGTGCTTTTTTGCGTCGGCTGGCAAATGTTGTGATTGGCTGACCGTCACCATTACTGGCTCTTGATGAGATGACTCAGCCAGAGCAGCAGCGCTCACTCCCATCATTATTGCCAGCGAAAACAATAAATTTTTCATCGTCTCACTCTTCCTATGCAAAGTCAGGGGTACAGGATGAAACAATTAAAATGAACAAAAGCTGAAGCGAAGGTGAACCTCGCTAAAGAATATTAAGCACGTTTTGTAGCAAAAACGTATTGTGGTATTTTACAGAGTAAAGATATTCGGTATGGCGAGAAAGGTTGGCCCGTTCTGGTGGGAGTGATGGAGCTTCTCAGGCAGGAACCGCGATAACAGCGTATTTTTCGTCAGACCATTAATCGGGTTATGAATGCTCAACTTACGCCTTTATTACAAAGAGGGTAACGCTTTAAAAGAAACAGGCTGCGTCGGCAGCCTGTTTTATGAAGATTATTCGTCGAACC contains:
- a CDS encoding ABC transporter substrate-binding protein — protein: MDNAALSSGRRKFLKGALASTLTAGVAPFAIGREKPLVRVMGTHVTLQEALRQRAMEDLGIRLEFEPGGSAAVLQKASMNPQSFDLYEQWSNSINVLWQAKAIAPIEVNRLTYWDEINALTKTGRLQPQARLGAGDAPYKILNVQQNGTLGSQPTGQISFLPYVHNVDSFGYNRRLIDEGLMSEQESWGWLLDSRVSGKVAIVNDPTIGLFDLALAAEAKGLMRFGDIGAITKPEMDELFGILIELKQLGHFAGFWTSVPESVQFMQNGRSVVESMFSPAVSALNGNNIPVTFAAPKEGYRGWHGVMCLSSATAGRQKDAAYEYMNWWLSGWPGAFIARQGYYISNPERSASYLSDAEWDYWYRGKPAATDLKGTDGRISVKQGQQRTGGSYTDRFSNVAVWNTVMPTYEYSLQKWYEFLTS
- a CDS encoding choice-of-anchor H family protein, producing MKNLLFSLAIMMGVSAAALAESSHQEPVMVTVSQSQHLPADAKKHKPGPARSTSAFAPQKVDQHNTVSNQDFWIYDCWLTLLTDEDYDGYFASFSLSFDADTFYQAHELYAVIYLGDAVEYKSVYVTSVFTVYGEDSDDYVTLDIELVSGYAPYDYDIRIELFDAHNDYRVAVYDAFNDADLSLVSLESRSNDQPYHDSHHSSSRHGGSIGLAGILMFIFAIARRCTKLRL